In the genome of Myroides phaeus, one region contains:
- a CDS encoding TolC family protein has product MKYSLRKCFYGISALLLSSGISYAQNGVKELTIEEVIQLALENHQQLKVNEKNKEFATQQTKVVRQQRLPNLTASATAAYIGDVQILDKDFSKVMTKDMPHFGNSYAIQASELLYKGGLINKSIEMSEMREQLTNLDFEKDQQAIKFLVISNYLDIYKLVNQEQVYQNNKRLANIRLENVTRFYKEGMMTRNEVIRGELALQNIDQALLVVNNNTAILNYNLAFALGLQPNTTFIPVSDVNNKALEGDFSYYLQLAYENHPMLAMAQKSVELAQKKIEVAKTDRYPALAAVGGYNMTRPITTVNPVMDMYSNAWQVGVSLSYSLDNLYKTKGKVKLEEIHKSHADESLILLLQNIEMGVNAAYTKYQEAVQNANLLKKSQHLAQENYRIIEAKYLNQLAIQAEMTDATNAKLEAELQYANAQINVLFQYYNLIKSTGTL; this is encoded by the coding sequence ATGAAATATTCCCTGCGTAAATGCTTCTATGGAATAAGTGCTCTTTTATTATCGTCTGGTATTTCTTATGCCCAAAACGGAGTAAAAGAACTTACTATTGAGGAAGTTATACAACTTGCTCTTGAAAATCACCAACAACTAAAAGTTAACGAAAAGAATAAAGAATTTGCTACTCAGCAAACGAAGGTTGTTAGACAACAACGCCTTCCAAACCTTACAGCATCTGCTACTGCTGCCTATATTGGTGATGTACAGATATTAGACAAGGACTTCAGTAAGGTTATGACAAAAGATATGCCACATTTTGGAAATTCTTATGCTATACAGGCTTCGGAGCTATTATACAAAGGTGGTTTGATTAACAAGTCTATCGAAATGTCTGAAATGCGTGAGCAACTGACGAATCTCGACTTCGAAAAGGACCAGCAAGCTATTAAGTTTCTTGTAATATCTAACTATTTGGATATATACAAATTGGTAAATCAAGAACAGGTTTACCAAAACAATAAAAGACTGGCTAATATTCGCTTAGAAAATGTTACTCGCTTTTACAAAGAAGGTATGATGACCAGAAACGAGGTTATCCGTGGTGAATTGGCTTTGCAAAACATTGACCAAGCATTGTTAGTAGTAAATAACAATACCGCTATCCTAAACTACAACTTAGCGTTTGCATTAGGATTACAACCGAATACAACCTTTATCCCAGTGAGTGATGTAAACAATAAAGCATTAGAAGGTGACTTTTCTTACTATCTGCAATTGGCTTATGAAAACCACCCTATGTTGGCTATGGCACAGAAAAGCGTAGAGTTGGCACAAAAGAAAATTGAGGTAGCTAAAACAGATAGATACCCAGCACTTGCCGCAGTTGGTGGATATAATATGACAAGACCTATAACAACGGTAAACCCTGTAATGGATATGTATTCTAATGCTTGGCAGGTTGGTGTTTCTCTTAGCTATAGCTTAGACAACCTATACAAGACAAAAGGAAAAGTGAAATTGGAAGAAATACACAAATCTCATGCAGATGAATCACTTATCTTATTATTACAAAACATAGAAATGGGTGTGAATGCTGCTTATACCAAATATCAAGAGGCTGTTCAAAACGCTAATCTATTGAAAAAGAGCCAACACTTAGCTCAAGAAAACTACCGCATTATTGAAGCTAAATACTTAAACCAGTTAGCAATTCAAGCCGAGATGACTGATGCTACAAATGCTAAGTTAGAAGCGGAATTACAATATGCTAATGCACAGATAAACGTATTGTTTCAATACTACAATTTAATCAAATCAACAGGAACACTTTAA
- a CDS encoding sulfite exporter TauE/SafE family protein, which produces MEIDILFYLCIVAFCAGFIDAIAGGGGLIQTPLGLALLPTYPVSTVIGSLKIPAFSGTAMAVRQYLKKAKINWKYFGILAAISFGSAFLGSYTLTIVNNDFMKPLLFGILLLLWVFTYVRKDFARKSISAVTDKNKYKYGIIIALFVGFYDGFIGPATGTFFIMGFIFLVGFDFFKASAYAKMINLATNFGSICLFMLKGQIIWEIAIPMAICNGVGGYCGAKLAILKGQQWVRYIFLFIMFVAICRFGYEVFEF; this is translated from the coding sequence ATGGAAATAGACATATTATTCTACTTGTGTATTGTAGCTTTCTGTGCTGGTTTTATAGATGCCATTGCAGGAGGAGGTGGGTTAATACAAACCCCGTTAGGATTGGCATTACTACCTACTTATCCAGTATCGACTGTAATCGGGTCATTGAAGATTCCGGCTTTCTCAGGAACAGCAATGGCGGTAAGGCAGTATCTGAAAAAGGCTAAGATAAACTGGAAGTACTTCGGAATATTAGCAGCTATATCCTTTGGGAGTGCGTTTCTTGGTTCTTATACCTTGACTATCGTCAATAATGACTTTATGAAACCGCTCTTGTTTGGCATACTGTTATTACTATGGGTGTTTACGTATGTGCGAAAAGACTTTGCAAGAAAAAGTATAAGTGCTGTAACAGACAAGAACAAGTATAAATACGGAATAATAATAGCTTTATTTGTGGGCTTTTACGATGGTTTCATAGGTCCAGCTACAGGAACATTCTTTATTATGGGGTTCATCTTTTTAGTTGGCTTTGATTTCTTTAAAGCCTCTGCTTATGCTAAGATGATTAACCTTGCTACCAATTTTGGAAGTATTTGTTTATTTATGTTGAAAGGACAGATTATATGGGAAATAGCAATTCCAATGGCGATATGTAATGGAGTAGGAGGATACTGTGGTGCTAAGTTGGCTATTTTGAAAGGACAACAATGGGTACGTTATATCTTCTTGTTTATTATGTTTGTTGCCATTTGTAGATTTGGTTATGAAGTATTTGAGTTTTAA
- a CDS encoding helix-turn-helix domain-containing protein, producing the protein MKNADSNTNNPFLEVAVNDEKTIFDIVPIGHPYRPIRSSILFVKKGRLLFKEQITEIEATANTIILFDKKYVYETIEMSDDIELRLVSYNLEFIQKIALKLNKLKVYDNLKRQLKRSFTTTPGELELFWQNIRMLNYYIKNFNNIEYAREIVENYFNIVLYHLVSITSPKQHDSLSQMTTQQAIAYNFLILVSENYLRDKTVQFYADQLRISIRHLSTVVKEITNKTPNEIIGEFILNEAKAQLSSTTNPIREIAELLKFSDQYAFAHFFKRHLNISPTQYRAQFK; encoded by the coding sequence TTGAAAAACGCAGATTCAAATACAAATAATCCCTTCTTAGAAGTAGCAGTAAATGACGAGAAAACTATCTTTGATATTGTTCCTATTGGTCACCCTTACCGCCCTATTCGATCGTCGATTTTATTTGTAAAAAAGGGTCGTCTATTATTCAAAGAACAGATTACAGAAATTGAAGCAACGGCAAATACAATCATTCTTTTTGACAAGAAATACGTGTACGAAACCATTGAGATGAGTGATGATATAGAGCTAAGATTAGTAAGCTACAACTTGGAGTTTATCCAAAAAATAGCACTTAAACTCAACAAGCTTAAAGTATATGACAACTTAAAAAGACAGCTAAAAAGAAGCTTTACTACAACTCCTGGAGAATTGGAATTGTTCTGGCAAAACATTCGTATGCTTAACTATTATATCAAAAACTTCAACAATATCGAGTATGCAAGAGAGATTGTTGAAAACTACTTTAATATTGTTTTATATCACCTTGTTAGTATTACCTCTCCTAAACAACACGACAGTTTAAGTCAGATGACTACCCAACAAGCTATAGCTTATAACTTCCTTATTTTGGTGTCCGAAAACTATTTACGCGATAAAACAGTGCAGTTCTACGCAGATCAACTCCGTATATCTATACGCCATTTAAGCACTGTCGTTAAAGAGATTACAAATAAAACTCCAAACGAGATTATAGGCGAGTTTATTCTAAACGAGGCTAAAGCACAATTGTCAAGTACAACAAATCCAATCAGAGAAATTGCTGAATTGCTCAAATTTAGCGATCAATACGCTTTTGCTCACTTCTTTAAAAGACATCTTAACATTAGCCCGACTCAATATCGAGCGCAGTTTAAATAA
- a CDS encoding HlyD family secretion protein codes for MENKDNIETPEVQETQKPAAASSNTGINHKQEIGKKSKIIIINVTTFLIIALAFYWLLTKYFHIGDKDYTESAQVEEFINPINTRVSAYIKEIRFIEHQNVKKGDTLVILDNREILTQVGQAEAAYASALAAKQVTSSAIQTVSNNIAVFDSNIEGAKARLWNAEQNSNRFKNLLEAEAVTQQQYDQVKTEYQAAKAGYEALTKQKSTTQLSVSEVQTRLALNDADIQRTKAMLDMAKLNLSYTVITAPYDGTMGRRLINEGQLLNPSQQIGTIVLHNNKWVTANFLESQMPDIQIGTKINMSADALRGQSFEGVVTAISAATGARYSSMPTDNSTGNFVKVQQRIPVRIEFTDANKKEDVERLRAGMNMNIQVKG; via the coding sequence ATGGAAAATAAAGACAACATAGAAACTCCAGAAGTACAGGAAACTCAAAAACCAGCTGCTGCTTCTTCCAATACAGGGATTAACCACAAACAAGAGATCGGTAAGAAATCGAAGATTATTATCATTAATGTAACTACTTTTCTGATTATCGCCTTGGCATTTTATTGGTTATTGACCAAGTACTTCCATATTGGCGACAAAGATTATACTGAATCTGCACAGGTTGAAGAATTTATAAACCCGATTAACACAAGGGTATCTGCATATATTAAAGAGATTAGATTCATTGAACACCAAAATGTAAAGAAAGGTGATACACTGGTTATTCTTGACAATCGCGAAATATTAACGCAAGTAGGACAAGCAGAAGCTGCATACGCAAGTGCATTGGCGGCAAAGCAAGTTACCTCATCTGCTATTCAAACGGTTTCGAACAATATTGCTGTTTTTGACTCTAATATAGAAGGAGCTAAAGCGAGATTGTGGAATGCGGAGCAAAATAGTAACCGATTTAAAAACTTACTGGAGGCTGAAGCTGTAACACAACAACAGTATGACCAAGTAAAAACAGAATACCAAGCGGCTAAAGCAGGATACGAGGCCTTGACAAAACAAAAAAGTACAACGCAACTTTCGGTTTCTGAAGTTCAAACGCGTTTAGCCTTAAATGATGCGGATATTCAACGTACTAAAGCAATGCTTGATATGGCTAAATTGAATCTTTCTTACACTGTTATTACTGCTCCTTATGATGGTACAATGGGGAGAAGATTAATCAACGAAGGCCAATTGCTTAACCCAAGTCAGCAAATCGGAACAATCGTTTTACACAACAACAAATGGGTTACTGCTAACTTCTTAGAGTCACAAATGCCAGATATTCAAATTGGAACTAAAATCAATATGAGTGCTGATGCACTTAGAGGACAAAGTTTTGAAGGGGTTGTAACAGCTATTTCAGCAGCAACTGGAGCAAGATATTCAAGTATGCCTACAGATAACTCAACGGGGAATTTCGTTAAAGTTCAACAGCGTATTCCTGTGCGTATTGAGTTTACAGATGCTAATAAAAAAGAAGATGTAGAAAGACTAAGAGCAGGGATGAATATGAATATCCAAGTAAAAGGATAA
- a CDS encoding DUF3427 domain-containing protein has translation MTLTSHQKVMQQGIYEGLITQALANKLQQLNQDKYYIASKQLDLEEATFYLTQHFSKAMENAFDVIKGIKKESLLSHQIEIVNKLLTYLHKEIETYDFTEDILTAEGSILTGVLDKINTDYSDLSLRLKQITPVSRLTQSELFTGGNLGLSLDGELKKEILSSDRIDLLVSFIKWKAIVLLRPALEEFTRNGGQLRVITTTYMGATDAKAIKELAELPNTTVKVSFNTGNERLHAKAYLFYRKTGFHTAYIGSSNFSRTALTDGLEWNVKVTTTEIPHIIDKFQKTFDTYWNNEEFEVYKGDEDYEKVDSALKRSKIGKSDQQENIAFFDIKPYYYQKDILEKLRVERSTHQSYKNLVVAATGTGKTMIAAFDFKSYYSENPNTKMLFIAHRIDILKQARTTFRQVLRDQNLGELLGDGYTVQNKRFVFATIQTLYNSIEKGEIASNYYDYVVFDEVHHAKASTYQSVIKYLTPTILLGLTATPERMDGGNILEDFNFRIAAEIRLPDALNNKLLCPFQYFAISDSIDLTNVVWKNGKYDIAELTNIYTANDIRVGEILSNIDKYTQGVKSVTALGFCVSKAHAEFMHNKFQAKGIKSAYLTSDNSSQREELIGKLRRKEINYLFVVDIFNEGIDVPEIDTVLFLRPTESLTIFLQQLGRGLRLNENKEVLSVLDFVGNARSEYDFENKFRALVGKTNTTVLQEIEQEFPHLPLGCSIILEKQAKEYILNNISQAINLNRRKLLQKIRQFGEHTNKPLTLANFLEFYNIELKMLYKTDLFSVLCKEAIGGEIEELNLDRYRSMFKNKWNVTESFSYFSFIMRLIAVDFNYNALPQTDENYYMALMLHYDFWQDNKVSFSIQESMNIIGQNKMMLNEMAAYLEYKISNISFEEKPVVGLTYTLPLKIHARYTRDQILAAFRLSTIDKKSSSREGVTENKELNTELLFVNLQKSEEDFSPTTMYDDYAINENLFHWQSQNNTADTSPKGVSYIEQIQKEKKIALFVREGKNDMYKNTQGYVFLGLVKFKDYYGSKPMSITWKLEEPIPNYMWKEVLKLRIG, from the coding sequence ATGACCTTAACATCCCATCAGAAAGTAATGCAACAAGGAATATATGAAGGCTTGATTACACAAGCATTAGCAAACAAGCTACAACAATTAAATCAAGATAAATATTATATAGCGAGTAAGCAATTAGATTTAGAAGAGGCAACTTTCTATTTAACGCAACACTTCTCTAAAGCTATGGAGAATGCTTTTGATGTAATTAAAGGAATTAAAAAGGAGTCATTACTTTCTCATCAAATTGAAATTGTAAACAAGCTATTGACTTATTTGCATAAGGAAATAGAAACGTATGATTTTACAGAAGATATACTAACAGCAGAAGGAAGTATATTGACAGGAGTATTAGATAAGATAAATACCGATTATTCAGATTTGTCTCTACGATTAAAGCAAATTACTCCAGTTTCAAGATTAACACAGAGTGAATTATTTACTGGAGGTAATCTTGGCTTATCGTTGGATGGTGAGTTGAAAAAAGAAATTCTTTCCTCAGATCGTATTGACCTGTTAGTTTCATTTATCAAGTGGAAAGCTATTGTTTTATTAAGACCAGCATTAGAGGAATTTACTCGTAATGGTGGGCAATTGCGAGTTATTACTACTACTTATATGGGAGCTACGGATGCTAAAGCTATTAAAGAATTAGCTGAATTGCCCAATACTACAGTAAAGGTATCTTTTAATACAGGTAACGAACGCTTGCATGCTAAGGCATATTTGTTTTATAGAAAGACTGGATTTCATACTGCATATATAGGTTCTTCTAACTTTTCACGAACTGCTTTGACTGATGGATTGGAGTGGAATGTAAAAGTTACAACGACTGAAATACCTCACATCATTGATAAATTTCAGAAAACTTTTGATACTTATTGGAATAATGAAGAATTTGAAGTCTATAAAGGAGATGAAGATTATGAGAAGGTAGATAGTGCTTTAAAGCGTAGTAAAATAGGCAAAAGTGATCAACAAGAAAACATTGCCTTTTTTGACATCAAACCTTATTATTACCAAAAGGATATTTTGGAAAAACTACGTGTAGAACGCTCTACGCATCAATCTTATAAGAATTTAGTTGTTGCTGCCACAGGCACCGGTAAAACTATGATTGCTGCATTTGATTTTAAAAGTTATTACAGTGAGAATCCAAATACTAAGATGTTATTTATAGCTCATAGAATAGATATTTTAAAGCAAGCACGTACAACTTTTAGACAAGTATTAAGAGATCAAAATTTGGGTGAATTATTAGGTGATGGATATACTGTTCAAAATAAACGTTTTGTTTTTGCTACTATTCAAACACTTTATAATAGTATTGAAAAAGGAGAAATAGCTTCAAACTACTATGATTATGTTGTTTTTGATGAGGTACATCATGCAAAAGCAAGCACATATCAATCTGTAATAAAATATTTGACACCTACTATATTATTGGGATTAACGGCAACTCCTGAACGTATGGATGGAGGTAATATTTTAGAAGATTTTAATTTCCGAATAGCAGCAGAGATTCGCTTACCAGATGCTTTAAATAATAAATTACTTTGTCCTTTTCAGTATTTTGCTATATCTGATAGTATTGATTTAACAAATGTTGTTTGGAAAAATGGTAAGTATGATATTGCAGAGTTGACTAATATTTATACTGCAAATGATATCCGTGTTGGAGAGATTTTATCTAATATAGATAAATATACACAAGGTGTAAAATCAGTTACAGCTCTTGGATTTTGTGTAAGCAAAGCACATGCAGAGTTTATGCATAATAAATTTCAGGCAAAGGGAATTAAATCTGCATATTTGACATCAGATAATAGTAGTCAAAGAGAAGAATTAATAGGAAAGTTAAGAAGAAAAGAGATAAATTATTTATTTGTAGTTGATATATTCAATGAAGGTATTGATGTACCTGAGATAGATACCGTTCTTTTTTTAAGGCCAACAGAAAGCTTGACAATTTTCTTACAGCAGTTAGGAAGAGGTTTAAGATTGAATGAAAATAAAGAAGTTTTATCGGTACTTGATTTTGTTGGGAATGCCCGATCAGAGTATGATTTTGAGAATAAATTTAGAGCATTAGTAGGCAAGACAAATACTACAGTATTACAAGAAATAGAACAAGAGTTTCCTCATTTACCTCTGGGATGCTCTATTATTTTAGAGAAGCAAGCAAAAGAATATATTCTAAATAATATTAGCCAGGCGATAAACTTAAATAGAAGAAAGCTATTGCAAAAAATTAGACAGTTTGGTGAACATACAAATAAACCATTAACTCTTGCTAACTTTCTGGAGTTTTATAATATTGAATTAAAAATGTTATATAAGACAGATCTTTTTTCTGTGTTATGTAAAGAAGCTATTGGAGGTGAAATAGAAGAGCTTAATTTAGATAGATATAGAAGTATGTTTAAAAATAAATGGAATGTAACAGAATCTTTCTCGTACTTTTCATTTATTATGAGATTGATTGCTGTTGATTTTAATTATAATGCGTTACCTCAAACGGATGAAAATTATTACATGGCTCTGATGCTTCATTATGATTTCTGGCAAGATAATAAAGTGTCTTTTAGTATTCAGGAATCTATGAATATAATTGGTCAGAATAAGATGATGCTTAATGAAATGGCGGCTTATTTAGAGTATAAAATATCTAATATTAGTTTTGAGGAGAAACCTGTTGTAGGATTAACTTATACACTGCCTCTTAAAATACACGCACGTTATACAAGGGATCAGATATTAGCCGCTTTTAGGTTAAGTACAATTGATAAAAAGAGTTCGAGTAGAGAAGGTGTCACTGAAAATAAGGAATTAAATACAGAGTTATTATTTGTAAATCTACAAAAGAGTGAAGAGGACTTCTCGCCAACTACAATGTATGATGATTATGCAATTAATGAAAACTTATTTCATTGGCAGTCTCAAAACAATACAGCTGATACTTCTCCAAAAGGAGTTTCTTATATAGAACAAATACAGAAAGAAAAAAAGATTGCATTATTTGTTAGAGAAGGGAAGAATGATATGTATAAAAATACGCAAGGTTATGTATTTTTAGGACTTGTGAAATTTAAAGATTACTATGGATCTAAACCTATGTCTATTACTTGGAAGTTAGAGGAGCCTATCCCTAATTATATGTGGAAAGAGGTTTTAAAACTAAGAATCGGTTAA
- a CDS encoding thioredoxin family protein — protein sequence MKKLIISSILLTAFLSLTSCKKEAEVEKTETETTTAAVDSTEAKQQQVNEEKEQLAKPYNEEEDAQAKINELVAKAKIEGKNVFVQAGGNWCIWCLRFNDFVQKNEELKTVVDANYLYYHLNYSTKNKNTEVFEKYAPNGKKLGYPFFFVINGEGEVTKIIGSGELESEKSYDLQKVKQMFLNNIAKK from the coding sequence ATGAAAAAACTTATCATATCATCTATATTACTGACTGCTTTTTTATCACTTACAAGTTGTAAGAAAGAAGCAGAAGTAGAAAAAACGGAAACGGAAACAACTACAGCAGCAGTTGATAGTACTGAAGCTAAGCAGCAACAGGTAAATGAGGAGAAAGAACAACTTGCAAAGCCTTATAACGAAGAGGAAGATGCACAAGCAAAAATCAATGAATTAGTAGCTAAAGCAAAGATTGAAGGTAAGAATGTATTTGTACAAGCTGGAGGAAACTGGTGTATTTGGTGTTTGCGATTTAACGACTTCGTTCAAAAAAATGAGGAGTTGAAGACTGTTGTAGATGCAAATTACTTATACTACCACTTAAATTACTCTACAAAGAACAAGAACACAGAGGTATTTGAGAAATACGCTCCAAATGGTAAGAAATTAGGCTATCCGTTCTTCTTTGTTATCAATGGAGAGGGAGAAGTAACAAAAATCATCGGTTCTGGTGAGTTAGAATCAGAAAAGAGCTATGACTTACAAAAAGTAAAGCAAATGTTTTTAAATAACATTGCTAAGAAATAA
- a CDS encoding MBL fold metallo-hydrolase, with protein MRIIPCKEGDFYEDEIKDFLLINGKQLTTEIQLAVQPFLVMTEEYNVLLDVGLGYNENGEYIIDAILAKEGITPLTIDRIYLSHLHKDHINGLLVETDAGYECRYPNADIYIQRREAEFAIRQQDDISFDYDILEEVLDLPNIVWMDDDQGRLDDYITYEVVGGHSPYMQVFWMKDGKHTYFYGADNLPKRNYLDFDIAFKSDYDGKRAMQLRQDWKVRAKEEQWIVLFYHDMDMMSYSFEIDK; from the coding sequence ATGAGAATTATTCCCTGTAAAGAAGGAGACTTCTATGAAGATGAGATAAAGGACTTTTTATTGATTAATGGCAAGCAACTAACGACGGAGATTCAGTTAGCAGTGCAACCGTTTTTGGTAATGACAGAGGAGTATAACGTCTTGTTAGATGTTGGTCTTGGATATAATGAGAACGGTGAGTATATCATAGATGCTATTTTAGCAAAAGAGGGGATAACTCCTCTAACTATAGACCGCATTTACTTATCACATTTACACAAAGATCATATTAATGGTTTGTTAGTAGAAACTGATGCGGGATATGAATGTCGTTATCCTAATGCGGATATTTATATTCAACGCCGCGAAGCAGAGTTTGCTATAAGACAACAAGATGATATTTCTTTTGATTACGATATTTTAGAGGAAGTATTAGATTTACCTAATATAGTGTGGATGGATGATGATCAAGGCCGTTTAGATGATTATATCACCTATGAGGTTGTTGGAGGACATTCTCCTTATATGCAAGTGTTTTGGATGAAGGATGGTAAGCATACGTACTTTTACGGTGCAGATAATTTGCCAAAGCGAAATTACTTAGACTTTGATATTGCGTTTAAGAGTGATTACGATGGTAAACGAGCTATGCAGTTACGCCAAGATTGGAAAGTACGTGCAAAGGAAGAACAATGGATTGTATTGTTTTACCACGATATGGATATGATGAGTTATTCGTTTGAAATAGATAAGTAA
- a CDS encoding MFS transporter gives MYNQGLFHNWVPKPVMLLLIILIALVFFSLSGIYTTNITYLVGSTGAMSEYYMWANYANVVGMGTVMPLVIRIKARFRTKEILITSLVSIAFLFTIMGTTHQPQVIIGASFLVGMFKMLGMMEVLLPLMFLLSKGGNRGLFYSIFYSGVLMVTQLSGYHIAKVSYYLNWQFGYLQYAAMCLITALICVIFQHNQRFMKKVPLYYIDWLSVLLYNSSFIILGYILSFGKQQAWFNSDKIKYATATFIVLAFLFFLRQQLLKRPFLSLKAFKKNNVRHAILMLFFLGMYLATTNIQNIFAVGVLGYNPLTNASLNVMMVPGLLVGAIVCYKWFSRQIPIRMLAFSGFASFMMYTVIMYFSMVPEFNYESWLLPMFLKGYGTGVLFIVIWYYALDKLDIPSLLSLIGFILLWRTFISLGICSSLFNWVQYQLQLQSLTNLAVYFDDALLFRPNNGISLKAVQVNAVLAANKTLFGYINIAGVGILLYILFHHFGRTRDIKMRFGLDKMGRLFMSKKDQELIENQLPMED, from the coding sequence ATGTATAATCAAGGATTATTTCACAATTGGGTTCCTAAACCTGTTATGCTCTTACTGATTATCCTGATTGCCTTAGTGTTCTTTTCTTTAAGCGGAATTTACACTACTAATATCACCTACTTAGTGGGTAGTACAGGGGCTATGTCAGAATACTATATGTGGGCAAACTATGCTAACGTAGTAGGAATGGGAACTGTAATGCCCTTGGTGATTCGTATCAAAGCAAGATTCAGAACTAAAGAGATACTTATCACTTCTTTGGTGAGCATCGCTTTTCTATTTACCATAATGGGTACAACCCACCAACCACAGGTTATTATTGGAGCTTCGTTCTTAGTGGGTATGTTTAAAATGCTGGGGATGATGGAGGTATTACTTCCTTTAATGTTCCTCTTGAGTAAAGGAGGAAATAGAGGATTGTTTTACAGCATATTTTACTCTGGAGTACTAATGGTTACCCAGCTATCAGGTTATCATATCGCTAAAGTCTCATACTACCTCAACTGGCAGTTTGGATACTTACAATACGCTGCTATGTGTTTAATTACTGCTTTAATCTGCGTAATCTTCCAACATAACCAACGCTTTATGAAAAAGGTACCCCTTTATTATATCGACTGGTTAAGTGTATTGTTGTATAATAGTTCGTTTATCATCTTAGGGTATATCCTATCCTTTGGAAAACAACAAGCTTGGTTCAATTCTGATAAAATAAAGTATGCCACAGCTACCTTTATCGTTTTGGCATTCTTGTTCTTTTTGAGACAACAACTATTAAAAAGACCATTCTTATCACTTAAAGCATTTAAGAAAAATAACGTAAGACACGCTATCTTGATGTTGTTCTTTTTAGGAATGTACTTAGCTACAACCAATATACAAAACATCTTTGCAGTGGGAGTTTTGGGATACAACCCCTTGACAAACGCCTCACTAAACGTAATGATGGTTCCTGGTTTACTTGTTGGTGCAATAGTATGTTACAAGTGGTTTAGCCGTCAGATACCTATCCGTATGCTTGCGTTCTCCGGATTTGCCTCGTTTATGATGTACACAGTAATTATGTACTTCTCAATGGTTCCTGAGTTCAACTATGAAAGCTGGCTATTGCCAATGTTCTTAAAAGGCTATGGTACGGGAGTATTGTTTATCGTAATCTGGTATTACGCTTTAGATAAATTAGATATTCCAAGCTTGTTGAGCTTGATTGGTTTCATCCTTTTATGGAGAACCTTCATCTCTTTAGGTATTTGTTCTTCTTTATTCAATTGGGTACAATACCAGCTACAATTACAAAGTTTAACCAACTTGGCTGTGTATTTTGACGACGCCTTACTGTTTAGACCTAATAATGGCATCAGTTTAAAAGCAGTGCAAGTAAACGCTGTATTAGCTGCAAACAAAACCTTATTTGGTTATATAAACATCGCAGGAGTGGGTATTTTACTCTATATTTTATTTCACCACTTTGGGCGTACAAGAGATATCAAAATGCGCTTTGGTTTAGATAAAATGGGCCGATTATTTATGAGTAAGAAAGACCAAGAATTAATAGAAAATCAACTTCCTATGGAAGACTAA
- a CDS encoding PadR family transcriptional regulator, whose protein sequence is MKKQQQLYKGSLSAIIMKLLEQNGRMYGYEITQKVKEVTAGEMSLTEGALYPALHKLEADGFLDVEMERVDGRVRKYYKLTESGVKETDNKMEELESFIRNMQNIVNLKLT, encoded by the coding sequence ATGAAAAAGCAACAACAATTATACAAAGGAAGCCTCAGCGCAATTATAATGAAGTTATTGGAGCAAAACGGGCGAATGTACGGTTATGAGATTACGCAAAAAGTAAAAGAAGTTACCGCAGGTGAAATGAGTTTAACAGAAGGAGCACTATATCCTGCGCTACACAAATTGGAAGCAGATGGTTTCTTAGATGTTGAAATGGAACGCGTAGATGGCCGTGTGCGTAAATATTATAAGCTTACGGAGTCTGGGGTGAAGGAAACAGATAATAAGATGGAGGAACTGGAAAGTTTTATCCGAAATATGCAGAATATCGTCAACCTAAAATTGACATAA